A genomic window from Alphaproteobacteria bacterium includes:
- a CDS encoding epoxyqueuosine reductase QueH, with the protein MSENSDLTNKPYVSPTIGGRVHIPIPNGADKVLLHSCCAPCSGEVMEAMHAAGLAITIFFYNPNIHPKREYELRKNENIVFAEKMGIPFIDADYDAANWFERVKGMEMEPERGIRCTECFDMRFERTALYAHEHGFNLFTSCLGISRWKNMEQINGCGYRAAARYPNMTYWDYNWRKHGGGARMIEISKREEFYQQEYCGCIYSLRDTNDWRVKNGREKIKIGVNYYKNEADAENAG; encoded by the coding sequence ATGAGTGAAAATAGCGATTTGACCAACAAACCTTATGTTTCCCCCACTATCGGTGGGCGGGTGCATATTCCGATTCCGAATGGAGCGGACAAGGTATTGCTGCATTCTTGCTGCGCCCCTTGTTCCGGCGAGGTGATGGAGGCGATGCATGCGGCAGGATTGGCCATAACGATCTTCTTTTACAATCCAAATATTCATCCCAAACGTGAATATGAATTGCGCAAGAATGAAAATATAGTGTTCGCCGAAAAAATGGGCATCCCGTTTATCGATGCCGATTACGATGCTGCCAATTGGTTCGAACGAGTCAAAGGCATGGAGATGGAACCGGAGCGCGGCATAAGATGCACCGAATGTTTCGATATGCGGTTTGAACGCACTGCGCTGTACGCGCATGAACATGGATTCAATCTGTTCACATCGTGTTTAGGAATTTCGCGCTGGAAAAATATGGAACAAATCAACGGCTGCGGATACCGCGCGGCGGCGCGTTATCCGAATATGACGTATTGGGATTATAATTGGCGCAAACATGGCGGCGGCGCGCGGATGATCGAAATTTCCAAACGCGAGGAATTTTATCAGCAGGAATATTGCGGGTGTATTTATTCGCTGCGCGATACCAACGACTGGCGCGTTAAAAACGGCCGCGAGAAAATCAAGATCGGCGTGAATTATTATAAGAACGAAGCGGATGCCGAAAACGCGGGTTAA
- a CDS encoding N-acetyltransferase, with amino-acid sequence MLIRPYQPQDKTRIGELIGKIQREEFQIPITLADQPDLADIPGFYQKGRGNFWVAETGGHIVGTIALIEISNDNGVIRKMFVDQNYRGAPHFTAKNLLDGLESWTAEMKFKNIYLGTTSKFLAAHRFYEKNNYISIAEGDLPADFPRMKVDTVFYKKAV; translated from the coding sequence ATGCTTATCCGTCCCTATCAGCCGCAGGATAAAACCCGTATTGGCGAATTGATCGGTAAAATTCAACGCGAGGAATTTCAAATTCCGATAACGCTGGCGGATCAACCGGATTTGGCAGATATTCCGGGCTTTTACCAAAAAGGCCGTGGCAATTTTTGGGTTGCGGAGACCGGCGGCCATATTGTTGGTACAATCGCCCTAATTGAGATTTCAAATGATAACGGCGTCATCCGTAAAATGTTCGTCGATCAGAATTATCGCGGCGCGCCGCATTTCACCGCAAAGAATTTATTGGATGGGCTGGAATCCTGGACGGCGGAAATGAAATTCAAAAATATTTATCTAGGAACAACCAGCAAGTTTCTCGCCGCGCACCGGTTTTATGAAAAGAACAATTATATCAGTATTGCTGAAGGCGATTTGCCGGCGGATTTTCCAAGGATGAAAGTAGATACGGTATTTTATAAAAAAGCGGTTTAA
- a CDS encoding 30S ribosomal protein S11 — translation MAEPATATRVKRKERKNIATAVVHVNATFNNTIITISDQQGNTIAWSSSGTKGFKGSRKSTPYAAQIAAEDAGRKAQEHGVRTVSILVKGPGAGRESALRALQSVGFGITSIKDITPIPHNGCRPPKRRRV, via the coding sequence ATGGCAGAACCAGCAACAGCCACCCGCGTTAAACGCAAAGAAAGAAAAAACATCGCCACCGCCGTGGTGCATGTTAACGCAACGTTTAACAACACCATCATCACCATCAGCGATCAACAAGGCAACACCATTGCCTGGTCTTCGTCTGGCACCAAAGGTTTCAAAGGCTCGCGTAAATCGACGCCTTACGCCGCCCAGATTGCCGCCGAAGATGCTGGCCGCAAGGCGCAAGAACATGGCGTTCGCACCGTGTCGATTTTGGTAAAAGGTCCAGGCGCTGGCCGTGAATCCGCGTTGCGCGCATTGCAATCGGTTGGTTTCGGTATTACGTCGATCAAAGACATTACGCCGATTCCGCACAATGGTTGCCGTCCGCCGAAACGCCGCCGCGTCTGA
- a CDS encoding adenylate kinase translates to MNIILLGPPGAGKGTQARILQEKFGLIQIATGDMLREHIKHHTDLGQLAQNYMNHGQLVPDLVVIQMIESRIGEPDAKNGFILDGFPRTVAQAEALDKMLGRKKLKLDHVIEMKVDEEELIKRIAGRYTCAACGEGYHDEYKKPVKAGICDKCGFSQFTRREDDKAETVRKRLEAFRAQTAPILPYYQSKGTLKTVDGMAEIDDVQHQLTAILK, encoded by the coding sequence GTGAACATAATTTTGCTCGGCCCGCCAGGGGCGGGCAAAGGAACGCAGGCCAGAATTTTACAGGAAAAATTTGGCCTGATTCAGATCGCCACCGGCGATATGTTGCGCGAGCATATTAAACATCACACCGATCTTGGCCAGCTAGCGCAGAATTATATGAACCACGGCCAATTGGTTCCGGATCTGGTTGTCATTCAAATGATCGAATCGCGCATCGGCGAACCGGATGCGAAAAATGGATTTATTTTGGACGGTTTTCCGCGCACGGTGGCGCAAGCCGAAGCATTGGACAAAATGCTTGGCCGCAAAAAGTTGAAATTGGATCATGTCATCGAAATGAAAGTAGATGAAGAAGAGCTGATTAAGCGTATCGCCGGACGGTATACTTGCGCTGCTTGCGGCGAAGGGTATCACGACGAGTACAAAAAGCCGGTTAAAGCCGGAATTTGCGATAAATGCGGTTTCAGCCAGTTTACCCGCCGCGAAGACGACAAGGCCGAAACGGTTCGCAAGCGCCTAGAAGCTTTCCGTGCACAGACCGCGCCGATCCTGCCTTATTATCAGTCTAAAGGCACATTAAAAACCGTGGATGGCATGGCTGAAATAGACGATGTGCAGCATCAATTAACGGCTATTTTAAAATAG
- a CDS encoding HAD family hydrolase — protein sequence MQKLKFITFDVDGTILDSQNMIIKCLQMACGDMGIDCSAPRHQLLSGVGLPLIQAVPKALPHIKQEQIGPFVERFRAHYEVLKEQVLELQPLFPGALEMLETLKVKGYALGIFTSKMKAGLDSVLDSHNIRRLFSTIKTPDNGPGKPDPFLLNQSMAELNFTPAQTLFVGDSTYDILAGRAANANTLGVSWGYHTAAQLQEVGAHKIIDRMQDIVPTVENW from the coding sequence TTGCAGAAATTGAAATTTATCACTTTCGACGTCGATGGCACTATTTTGGACAGCCAGAATATGATTATAAAATGTTTGCAAATGGCTTGCGGCGATATGGGCATCGATTGTTCCGCGCCGCGTCATCAATTGCTTTCGGGCGTGGGTTTGCCGTTGATTCAAGCGGTGCCAAAAGCCTTGCCGCATATTAAACAAGAACAAATCGGCCCGTTTGTCGAACGATTCCGCGCCCATTATGAAGTATTGAAAGAACAAGTGCTGGAATTGCAGCCGTTATTTCCTGGCGCGTTGGAAATGTTGGAAACTTTAAAAGTCAAAGGGTATGCGCTTGGCATTTTCACCAGCAAAATGAAAGCAGGATTGGATTCTGTGTTGGATTCACATAATATCCGACGCCTGTTTTCCACCATTAAAACGCCGGACAATGGGCCTGGAAAACCAGACCCATTTCTATTAAATCAATCCATGGCGGAACTGAACTTTACCCCGGCGCAAACATTGTTCGTCGGCGACAGTACCTATGATATTTTAGCGGGTCGCGCGGCGAACGCCAATACGCTGGGCGTTTCCTGGGGTTATCACACGGCGGCGCAATTACAAGAAGTCGGCGCGCATAAAATTATCGATCGGATGCAGGATATCGTTCCGACGGTGGAAAATTGGTAA
- a CDS encoding DUF3828 domain-containing protein, producing the protein MPKYFNVFLIMFFLASPVLAAETPSQIVQNLYKPYLDDPHADLQTEPSATDAIRPYASHALGNAIDMENACVNRTGEMCALDSDILIAGQDWDITDFRMESENGKNSAIVRVYFKNGLPVRTNFMFVKENQDWKIDEIESLLYDEDEKLASVWLLKRGLNEWHAEYNKPNK; encoded by the coding sequence ATGCCTAAATATTTTAATGTTTTTCTAATTATGTTTTTTTTAGCCAGCCCAGTTTTGGCAGCGGAAACCCCATCGCAAATAGTGCAAAATTTATACAAGCCTTATTTGGATGATCCGCATGCGGATCTCCAGACCGAGCCCAGTGCAACTGATGCAATCCGTCCATATGCCAGCCACGCATTGGGCAATGCGATCGATATGGAAAACGCCTGTGTGAATCGCACTGGGGAAATGTGCGCACTCGATTCTGATATTCTGATTGCAGGACAAGATTGGGATATAACCGATTTTCGGATGGAATCAGAAAATGGGAAAAATTCGGCTATTGTGCGAGTTTATTTTAAAAATGGCTTACCGGTGCGGACCAATTTCATGTTTGTGAAAGAAAATCAAGACTGGAAAATTGATGAAATTGAATCTCTGCTTTATGACGAGGATGAAAAACTAGCCAGTGTATGGCTGTTGAAGCGAGGGCTAAATGAATGGCATGCAGAATATAATAAACCTAATAAATAA
- the lipB gene encoding lipoyl(octanoyl) transferase LipB — MLKPSPARLNWTMETEPVSYPDAISHMQLRVAAIRAGLEPEQIWLLEHPACYTAGTSANENDLTDPDLFPVFETGRGGQYTYHGPGQRIAYAMLDLQKRGIDIREYVCMLERWIIATLKQFDINGECRDGRIGVWVSYDGREDKIAALGVRVSRGVAYHGISINNNPNLDHFRGIVPCGIKEYGVTSLTQLGRNVSMAELDRALQQQFYPIFGAE, encoded by the coding sequence ATGTTGAAACCATCCCCCGCGCGCCTGAATTGGACCATGGAAACCGAACCGGTTTCTTATCCCGATGCTATTTCCCATATGCAATTGCGGGTGGCGGCGATCCGTGCAGGGTTGGAACCCGAACAAATATGGCTGCTGGAACACCCTGCCTGTTACACCGCCGGGACCAGCGCCAATGAAAATGATCTAACCGATCCAGATTTATTTCCAGTGTTCGAAACTGGGCGCGGTGGGCAATATACCTATCATGGTCCCGGCCAGCGCATTGCTTATGCGATGCTGGATTTACAAAAACGCGGCATTGATATCCGCGAATATGTCTGCATGCTGGAACGTTGGATTATCGCAACATTAAAACAATTCGACATCAACGGAGAATGCCGTGACGGTCGGATTGGCGTTTGGGTTTCTTATGACGGACGCGAGGATAAAATCGCCGCATTGGGCGTGCGTGTCAGCCGTGGCGTTGCCTATCACGGCATAAGCATTAACAATAACCCCAACCTGGATCACTTTCGCGGTATCGTGCCTTGCGGAATCAAAGAATATGGCGTCACGTCGCTGACGCAACTGGGGCGAAATGTTTCCATGGCCGAATTAGACCGTGCCTTACAGCAACAATTTTATCCTATTTTCGGCGCAGAATAG
- a CDS encoding 50S ribosomal protein L17, giving the protein MRHKLKHRILNRTASHRTAMFENMANSLLKHEQVKTTLPKAKELRPFVERLITLGKKGGLHNRRQAYATLRDDNTVSKLFDALAKRYGARKGGYIRILKAGYRHGDAAPMAVIELVDRDVAAKGQDSGQKTETAAA; this is encoded by the coding sequence ATGAGACATAAACTAAAACACCGCATTTTGAACCGCACCGCGTCGCACCGCACCGCGATGTTCGAAAATATGGCGAATTCGCTGTTAAAGCATGAGCAAGTGAAAACCACTTTGCCAAAAGCAAAAGAATTGCGCCCGTTCGTCGAACGCTTGATTACGCTGGGCAAAAAAGGCGGTTTGCATAATCGCCGTCAGGCCTATGCTACGCTGCGCGATGACAACACAGTATCGAAACTGTTCGATGCTCTGGCTAAGCGTTATGGAGCCCGTAAAGGCGGTTATATCCGCATTTTAAAAGCCGGCTATCGTCATGGCGATGCGGCCCCGATGGCAGTAATTGAATTGGTTGACCGTGATGTTGCGGCCAAAGGCCAGGATTCGGGTCAAAAAACCGAAACCGCCGCGGCGTAA
- a CDS encoding DNA-directed RNA polymerase subunit alpha produces the protein MLQKNWQALIKPDKLNIEPGVDPARTATVVAEPLERGFGLTMGNALRRILLSSLQGAAITAVQIEGVLHEFSAIPGVREDVTDIILNLKSVGLRMFGEGPKRMRLSGTGPGEITAGMIETGHDIEIMNPELVICTLDKGAKIMMELTVTTGKGYVPAADSRAEDAPIGLIPIDAIYSPVRKVSYKVENTRVGQRTDYDKLSMTLETNGAVSPEDAVAYAARIMQDQLQLFINFEEPTAIVEAEKGVDLPFNRNLLRRVDELELSVRSANCLKNDNIVYIGDLVQKSESELLRTPNFGRKSLNEIKEVLGQMGLTLGMEIPGWPPENIEELAKKLEDPY, from the coding sequence ATGTTACAAAAAAATTGGCAAGCTTTGATTAAGCCGGATAAATTGAATATCGAGCCAGGTGTAGACCCGGCTCGCACCGCAACCGTTGTCGCCGAACCATTAGAACGTGGTTTTGGTTTGACGATGGGCAACGCACTGCGCCGTATTTTATTGTCGTCGCTGCAAGGCGCGGCCATTACCGCCGTTCAAATCGAAGGCGTGTTGCATGAATTCTCGGCAATCCCAGGCGTTCGCGAAGACGTTACCGATATTATTTTGAATTTGAAATCGGTTGGCTTGCGCATGTTTGGCGAAGGCCCAAAACGCATGCGTTTGTCCGGTACCGGTCCAGGCGAAATCACCGCTGGCATGATCGAAACCGGCCACGATATTGAAATCATGAATCCGGAATTGGTTATTTGCACCTTGGATAAAGGCGCAAAAATCATGATGGAATTGACTGTGACGACTGGCAAAGGCTATGTGCCTGCCGCCGACAGCCGCGCCGAAGACGCGCCGATCGGTTTGATTCCGATCGATGCAATCTACAGCCCGGTTCGCAAAGTATCGTACAAAGTGGAAAACACCCGCGTCGGTCAACGCACCGATTATGATAAATTGTCCATGACCCTGGAAACCAACGGCGCCGTCAGCCCTGAAGACGCTGTCGCTTATGCCGCGCGCATCATGCAAGACCAATTGCAACTGTTCATCAATTTCGAAGAACCAACCGCCATCGTCGAAGCCGAAAAAGGCGTCGATCTGCCGTTCAACCGCAATTTGTTGCGCCGCGTGGACGAATTGGAATTGTCGGTTCGTTCGGCCAACTGCCTGAAAAACGACAACATCGTTTACATCGGCGATTTGGTACAAAAATCGGAATCCGAATTGTTGCGCACCCCGAATTTCGGCCGCAAATCTTTGAACGAGATCAAAGAAGTGCTTGGCCAAATGGGCTTGACCTTGGGCATGGAAATCCCAGGCTGGCCGCCAGAAAATATTGAAGAGCTGGCGAAAAAATTAGAGGACCCATACTAA
- a CDS encoding 50S ribosomal protein L30, which produces MAKKQIKVTQIGSPIGRQAIQEKTLIGLGLNKRHRTRVLEDTPSVRGMINKVKHLVVVEAA; this is translated from the coding sequence ATGGCTAAGAAACAAATCAAAGTAACGCAAATCGGCAGCCCGATCGGCCGCCAGGCAATTCAAGAAAAAACCTTGATTGGTCTTGGCTTGAACAAACGTCATCGCACGCGCGTTCTTGAAGATACTCCTTCGGTGCGCGGCATGATCAACAAAGTTAAACATTTGGTGGTCGTAGAGGCTGCTTAA
- the secY gene encoding preprotein translocase subunit SecY: MVSAAEQLTQNMNFGVLAKATELKKRIWFTLGLLIIYRLGTYIPLPGIDPVIMADIFKHNSGGILGMFDMFSGGAVSRMSIFALNIMPYISASIIVQLLTAVVPSFEAMKKEGEAGRKKINQYTRYGTVVLAAVQAYGIAVGLEGMTGSVGSAVTDPGMFFRLTTVITLTGGTVFLMWMGEQITARGIGNGSSLIIFAGIVANLPRALAQLFELGRTGAISTGFLLFLIVMCVAVIAFIVFVERAMRRIVVQYPRRQVGNSMTAGDASFLPMKLNTSGVIPPIFASSLLLLPLTFAGFAHGDSPEWLRTIASTIGHGQPAYMGLYALLIIFFAFFYTAIIFNPAETAENLRKYGGFVPGIRPGATTANYLDYVLTRITVLGSLYLAGICLLPEFLIAKHSLPFYFGGTSLLIVVSVTMDTVAQINAHLIQHQYEGLIKKAKLRGRK, from the coding sequence ATGGTATCCGCCGCAGAACAATTGACCCAAAATATGAATTTCGGCGTTCTGGCCAAAGCGACAGAACTGAAGAAACGCATTTGGTTTACCCTTGGGCTTTTGATCATTTACCGTTTGGGCACCTATATTCCATTGCCGGGCATTGATCCGGTGATCATGGCTGATATTTTCAAGCATAATTCTGGCGGCATTCTGGGCATGTTCGATATGTTTTCGGGCGGTGCGGTCAGCCGTATGTCGATTTTCGCACTCAACATTATGCCTTATATTTCGGCGTCGATTATCGTGCAATTATTGACCGCTGTTGTGCCGTCTTTCGAAGCGATGAAAAAAGAAGGCGAAGCGGGCCGCAAAAAAATCAATCAATATACCCGCTATGGCACCGTGGTTTTAGCCGCTGTGCAAGCTTATGGTATCGCGGTCGGTTTGGAAGGCATGACAGGTTCCGTTGGATCCGCTGTTACCGATCCAGGCATGTTTTTCCGTTTGACCACCGTAATCACTTTGACCGGCGGTACCGTGTTTTTGATGTGGATGGGCGAACAAATTACCGCGCGCGGCATTGGTAACGGATCGTCGTTGATCATTTTCGCCGGTATCGTCGCGAACTTGCCGCGGGCCTTGGCGCAGTTATTTGAATTGGGCCGCACCGGCGCGATTTCGACCGGTTTCTTGTTGTTCCTGATCGTAATGTGCGTGGCTGTAATTGCCTTTATCGTTTTCGTTGAACGCGCGATGCGCCGCATTGTGGTGCAATATCCGCGCAGACAAGTTGGCAACAGCATGACCGCCGGTGACGCCAGCTTTTTGCCGATGAAATTGAACACCTCTGGCGTTATTCCGCCAATTTTTGCAAGCTCGCTGTTGTTATTGCCGTTGACCTTCGCCGGCTTTGCGCATGGCGACAGCCCGGAATGGTTGCGCACGATTGCCAGCACGATTGGCCACGGTCAGCCTGCTTATATGGGGTTGTATGCGTTGCTGATTATTTTCTTCGCGTTTTTCTATACCGCGATTATTTTCAATCCGGCTGAAACCGCAGAAAATTTACGCAAATATGGCGGTTTCGTTCCTGGTATTCGTCCGGGCGCGACTACGGCTAATTATTTGGACTATGTGTTGACGCGCATTACGGTTTTGGGATCCTTGTATCTCGCTGGCATTTGCTTGTTGCCGGAATTTCTGATTGCCAAACATTCCTTGCCGTTTTATTTCGGCGGCACGTCGTTGTTGATCGTCGTATCGGTAACCATGGACACGGTTGCGCAAATCAACGCGCATTTGATCCAGCACCAATATGAAGGCTTGATCAAGAAAGCCAAATTGCGGGGCCGCAAGTGA
- a CDS encoding 50S ribosomal protein L15: MRLNEIRDNEGSHKRSRRLGRGIGSGRGKTCGRGGKGQTARTGVRLKGFEGGQMPIHRRLPKRGFNNPNSMNLVEVSLRLLQQALEAGRISAGASLTAESLKQAGVINKTGCGIRLLGQGALKSGVNIEVYSATAGAKAAVEKAGGKVTELRAKREEPSNSFAARRAKAKETAAKAFEARANAKK; this comes from the coding sequence ATGAGACTGAATGAAATTCGCGATAATGAAGGCTCTCACAAACGCTCTCGCCGTTTGGGCCGTGGTATCGGTTCGGGCCGGGGTAAAACTTGCGGCCGCGGTGGCAAAGGCCAGACCGCGCGTACCGGTGTTCGCCTGAAAGGCTTTGAAGGCGGTCAGATGCCGATTCACCGCCGTTTGCCAAAACGCGGTTTCAACAATCCAAACTCGATGAATTTGGTCGAAGTTTCCTTGCGTTTGTTGCAACAAGCATTGGAAGCCGGAAGAATTTCCGCTGGGGCTTCGTTGACGGCAGAATCGCTGAAACAAGCGGGCGTAATCAACAAAACCGGTTGTGGAATTCGTTTGCTGGGCCAAGGTGCGTTGAAATCGGGCGTGAATATCGAAGTATATTCCGCAACCGCCGGCGCAAAAGCCGCCGTTGAAAAAGCTGGCGGAAAAGTAACCGAATTGCGCGCTAAACGCGAAGAGCCAAGCAACAGCTTTGCCGCTCGCCGCGCCAAAGCAAAAGAAACCGCTGCAAAGGCTTTTGAAGCCCGCGCAAACGCGAAGAAGTAA
- a CDS encoding 30S ribosomal protein S13: protein MARIAGVNIPTQKRVVIALRYIYGIGPKNAVTICDKVGIPHTKRVMELSDEEILRIRQAIDDGDDPVEGDLRREVSMNIKRKQDIGSYQGKRHAKRLPVRGQRTHTNARTRKGKRIAIAGKKMVTK from the coding sequence ATGGCCCGTATTGCAGGTGTAAATATTCCAACCCAAAAACGCGTGGTTATCGCGCTGCGTTATATCTATGGCATTGGTCCGAAAAACGCCGTGACGATTTGCGACAAAGTCGGCATCCCGCACACCAAGCGCGTCATGGAATTAAGTGACGAAGAAATTTTAAGAATCCGTCAAGCGATTGACGATGGTGACGATCCCGTAGAAGGCGATTTGCGTCGTGAAGTTTCGATGAACATCAAACGCAAACAAGACATCGGATCTTATCAAGGCAAGCGTCATGCAAAACGTCTGCCGGTCCGCGGTCAACGCACGCATACAAACGCCCGCACACGCAAAGGCAAACGTATCGCGATTGCCGGCAAGAAAATGGTAACCAAGTAA
- a CDS encoding RluA family pseudouridine synthase: MPAKHRGKRAKNRGDPFSPYSANRNRNRMSNAIKLQVIADESGSRIDRLLLKHFPQLNFVAVQKLLRTGQVRLDGKRVKPGDRVEEGQEIRLPPFLQKLASGDKKEGQTGVIPKSVQEKFKSHIIYDDDCIVVLNKWSGLAVQGGSKTNIHVDAISAAVYDRKLKLVHRLDKDTSGVLLLAKTGKAAGHLTRAFAEQETDKVYLAITYGIPNPKSGIINLPLAKRLSKDMEKIEVDHDEGDEAITEYRTIQSHPSGYSLVELKPITGRTHQLRVHCEAKGMPILGDPKYGDAPTEIDGLKGPLLLHLHAQRITFPHPDLGPITMRAPLPDHFEKTMQFFGFSIKFE; encoded by the coding sequence ATGCCAGCGAAACATCGCGGCAAACGGGCAAAAAACCGCGGCGATCCATTTTCTCCTTATTCCGCAAATCGAAACCGGAATCGAATGAGTAACGCCATTAAATTGCAAGTTATTGCCGACGAATCGGGCAGCCGGATTGACCGGCTGTTGCTGAAACATTTTCCGCAATTGAATTTCGTCGCGGTGCAGAAATTGCTGCGTACTGGCCAAGTGCGATTGGATGGAAAACGCGTTAAGCCAGGCGACCGGGTGGAAGAGGGGCAGGAAATCCGCCTGCCGCCATTCCTGCAAAAATTAGCATCGGGCGATAAAAAAGAAGGACAAACCGGCGTTATTCCAAAATCGGTCCAAGAAAAATTTAAGTCGCATATCATTTACGACGATGATTGTATCGTCGTGCTGAATAAATGGTCCGGGCTTGCGGTGCAGGGGGGCAGTAAAACCAATATTCATGTCGATGCAATTAGCGCTGCGGTATATGACCGGAAATTGAAATTGGTGCACCGCTTGGACAAGGATACCAGCGGCGTATTGTTACTGGCAAAAACCGGCAAGGCTGCTGGGCATTTAACACGCGCTTTTGCGGAACAGGAAACCGATAAAGTTTATTTAGCGATTACGTATGGCATTCCTAATCCGAAATCCGGCATCATCAATTTACCGCTGGCCAAAAGGCTAAGCAAAGATATGGAAAAAATAGAGGTTGATCATGACGAGGGCGATGAAGCGATCACCGAATACCGCACCATCCAATCCCACCCATCGGGCTACTCATTAGTGGAATTAAAGCCAATCACCGGACGCACCCATCAATTGCGAGTCCATTGCGAGGCGAAGGGCATGCCAATTTTGGGCGATCCGAAATATGGCGATGCGCCGACGGAAATAGACGGGCTAAAAGGGCCTTTATTATTGCATTTGCATGCGCAGCGCATTACGTTTCCTCATCCCGATTTGGGGCCGATTACGATGCGGGCGCCATTGCCGGATCATTTTGAAAAAACGATGCAATTTTTTGGGTTTTCCATCAAATTTGAGTAA